The Hyalangium gracile genome includes the window CCCGCGTTCGCCTGGCGCTCGCTCACCACGCCGTCGAAGGGAGCGATGATGCGCGTGCGGCCCACCTGCTCGCGCATCAGCGCCAGCCGGGACCGGGCCTCCGAGAGCTGCGCCTGGGCCTGGTGCCGCGCGAGCTGCGCCCGCTCGAAGTCCCGCTGGGTGATGACGCCCGCCTTGGCGAGCTTCTCGTTGCGCTCCTCCTCCGCGAGGGCCACCTGCAGCGCGTTCTCCGCGACGGTGGCCGCCGAGCGCGCCGCGAAGAGCTGATCCTGCAAGGCCACGTCATCCAGCCGCGCCAGCAGCTGCCCGCGCTTCACCGGCTGGCCCTGATCGATCTTCACCTCCAGTACGGGGCCCGCCACCTCGGCCCGCAGGGTGGCCGCCTGCCGTGCGCGCAGCGCGCCGGAGATGACCGGCCCGCTCCGCAGCTCCCGCGGCTCCACGCGCGCGACGTTCTCCGCGCCCAGCGTCACCGATGTGGCCTCGGGCTCCGGGGGGGCCGCCTCACCCCGTTGCCCGTTGCAGCCCACCAGACAGGCGGCGATCAGGACGCCCCACACGCCGCATGCCCGCCTGCTCGCTCCGAAGGTGTCTCTGTGCGTGTTCGGCACCTGTCGCATCGCCGATGTCCCCTGTCTCCGGCCTGTTCGCGGTCAGTAAAGACTCAGGCTTCAGATAGTGAGGTGCCAGCCATCCGCACACGGTGCGTCATGCGCTTGCCAGCACGTGGACGGATCGAGCGTGCACCGCGTCCGGCGGGAGACAGCCCTCCCTCCCTCGGGTCCCACGCGCCTCGCGGTCGGCAGCCTCCACTCCCAGCAGCCCGCGCAGGGGCGCTCCGCCACCTCCTGTCGCGAGAAAAGGGAGGGGCTCCCGAGCACACGCGCCGTGCGCAGGGGAGCCTCTTCACTTCAGCGCTGGAAGCCGCGCGCCAGGAGCTACGGCGTCTCGCTGATCAGCAGCGTGTTCGCGGAGAAGCTCGTGCCGCAGCTCGTCACCAGGCGGCCATCCGCGCACTGGATGGGAGCCGTGGCGCGCGTCTGCGAGGTGAAGCAGCTGGCGCCCTGCGCGTTCCACTCCGCCTCGGGGGTCCAGGACTCGGTGTCCGTCTGGACGTTGAGCGAGTCGTAGAGGTTCACCCACTTGCCATCCTGGGTGTACGAGGTGCCGTTGCCGCAGAAGTCCGCGCGGATCATCCGCGTGCACGTCTGGTGGTAGTCCTCCAGGCTCACCCCGTTCACCGACTGCCAGGGCTTGTAGCCGTAGTGCACGCACTTGGCGATCGCCGCGCCCTCGCAGGCGAAGGTGAAGGCCGTGGCGTCGTGAATCTTCGAGCCGCCGCCGCTCACGCCCTGGCGGTAGTCCCAGCGGTTCTCCAGCGCGATGGCGCCGGCCGGCGAGCCGTCCGCCCCGGTGCAGATGGGGTACCACTTCATGTCCGTCGGATCCTGGAACGAGACCTTGTAGCTCCACACGTCCTGCTGGGCGCCCGAGCCCGGAATCACGCTGTCGACGCGCAGCGTCACCGTGCCGCCGTTCTCCAGGTTCCCCACGAACTGCATCCCCTGGAAGTCCACGCCGGACAGCTCGTCGGTATCCAGCAGGCCGTGCAGGGTGGAGCCCTCCAGCCACACCTCATCCAGCGGACCCATGCCCGTGCGCTTCGCGCCCGCATAGCTCACCGACACCAACCGCTGGTTCAGCGTCGGGCCGTTGAGCTGGCTGCCGTTGAGCTGGCTGCCGTTGAGCTGCGAGCCATTGGCCACCACCAGCGCCGCTTCGGTGGTCCCCACGGAAGGCTCGAAGGCCGAGTCCTGATCCGAAGTCCCACACCCCACCACCAAGGCGCTCATGAGAGCCGCCACCGCCACATGCTTCGTACCCATGGAAACCTCCCGGCCTCACCACGGCGGGACGGTGTGCAGCGGTACTCATAGGGACAAGGCGTGCGGGCGATCTTGCCCGGACGCAGCGTCCAGTCATGGGCACTTGATGTGGCCGTTTGGACAACTCCGAGGGCCGATTCGTTCACCACTCGCCAGAATGCGAGCAGGGCCACCAAAGAATTTCAGGAATTCAATGTATTACTAGGGCAAATCTGCACAGACGCGCATCCCGAGGGTCTGATCGCGCAGGCTGGACTCGGGCAGCTCCCGGTTGGTGGAGTGCGCGGAGATGTCCCCGAAGTAGTAGCTGCCGCCGCGGGCGACGGGCTTGCCGGGCTCGGTGGCCGAGTAGGCCCACTCCCACACGTTGCCGGCCATGTCGTCCACGGCGAAGGGGCTGCGCGAGGCGGGGTGGCTGCCCACCTCGTCCGGGCCAAAGCCTCCCGGCTGCTTGCCATAGGTGACGTCGATGTTGGCGTCATCCGGGCCGAGCCGATCGCCGTGGGGGAACTCGCGCCCGTCAGCGCCTCGGGCGGCGTGCTCCCACTCCAGCTCGGTGCACAGCCGCGCGCCGGGCACGCGGCCCGAGTCCGCCAGCCACCGGGCGTAGGCCTTGGCGCTCTCGAAGGAGATGCCGGAGACGGGCATCTTCAGCCAGTCCTGCTCCTGGCGCCGGTCCCGGTTGGCGTAGCGGACCTTCTGCCCGGCCCGCGCCTCGTAGGCCACGGAGCTGGGCTGCAGGCGCAGGTGCCACACGCCGTTCTTCTGCTCCAGCCGCATCTGACCGTGGAACACGGGCCCCACCGCGGGGATGTGGGCCTCGCGCTCCTTCGGGGGCAGGGCCTCGAGGAAGGCAATCCAGTCGGCGAACGTCGTCTCGTGGCGGGAGATGAGCACGCCGGGCACTTCCACCTCGTGGATGGGCAGGGCGTTGAAGAAGCGGCGCACGCGATCATCCGCGGCGCTGCCGAAGAGCATCTTCCCGGGAGGCACGTAGGCAAAGCCCTCCGGCACCGTGCCCTGACGCAGCAGCGGCAGGGACACCCGGCGCTGCTCGCCGCGCGTCAGCCGCAGGGGCAGCACGGCCGGCTCGTGGTTGGGAGCGCTGGCCCGCAGCCAGTAGCTGCCCGGCGGCAGCGGGCCTTCCCGCCAGGAGCCCGTCACCTCCGACAGGGGCTCGCCCACCGAGGGCCGGCCCTCGCCGTCGTACGAGACGGGGCGCACCTCGAGCTGGGCGCCCGGCGCGCCGAGCTCCACGGTGAGGTGCGCGGGCTCGTTCCACTTCCGCATGTGGCTGCCGTCCTCGTCGTAGAGGCGCAGGCGCTGCAGCAGCGTCGGCAGCAGGGACAGCTCCCCTTCCTCCTCGGACAGGCGCGCCCGCTCATAGAGGTAGCTGGCCAGCAGCGTCCGCGCCTCGTGCCGGTCCGGGGCCAGCCACAGCGCGCGCTCGATGTACTCCGCCACCTGGTCGAAGCGGTGGTGCACCTGCGGGCGCTGGGCCTTGGCCCGAGCCCACGCCGCGTCTCCCTCCACCTTGCGGCCGGAGTCGTAGTGGCCAAAGGCGGTGGCGCGCTCGGCGCTCAGCGCCTCATGGTCCTGGCGCGCCATGCCGAACTCCGCGGTGGCCAGGGTGAGCTGCTCCTTCACCTCTTGATCCAGCTGCCAGCGCTCGCGCAGGCGCCCGCCGCCGTAGACGAGCGACAGCAGCACGAGGAAGCCCGCGGCCAGCGCCCGCCGCGCCCGGCGGCTGCGCACCACGGTGCGGCGCGAGGCCTCGAGGAAGTCCTGCTCGCGGCGCGTCAGCTCGCCCGGATCCAACACCGCCGTCTCGGCCAGCTGCCGGGTGCCCCAGAGCACGTCTCGCGTGTGGCCCAGGCGCTCCCAGTGCGCGGCGGCGGCCTCCAGGCGGGACTGCACCTCGCGGCGCTCGGCGGCCTCCACCAGCCAGCGGGCCAGCGTCTTCCAGCCGGTGACGAGCGCCTCGTGGGCCACTTCATAGGAGGTGCCCTCCTCCGCCTCGCGAGCCACCAGCAGGCGCGCGCGCACCAGCGCCTCCAGCGCGGCGCGGTAGCGAGGGTCGTCTCCCACCAGCTCCCGGTCCGTCTTGCGCGCGCGCGTGCCGTCCGCGGTGATGAGGCGCAGCAGCACTCCGCGCGCGGCCACGCGCTGATCCGGCAGCAGGCTGTCCACGGCGGCGTCCGCGTGCCGCGCGAGCGCGCCCGCCACTCCGCCCAGCCCGTCCAGCGCGGCCTGGGTAATCACCTCGGCGGCCTTGTCGCGCGCCTCCCACAGCTCGGCCAGGGCGAACTGGAGCAGCGGCAGTCCACCCTCGGTGGCGGCGGTGGCGGCCACCAGCGTGTCCACCAGCGCCTCGGACTCGAAGCGCACGCCCTTCACGCGCGCCGGGCCGACGATGGCCTCGCGCATCTCCTCCGGCGTCAGCGCGCGCAGCAGGTAGAGCGCACGCGGCACTTCCGCGCCCAGCCCCGCCACCGACGTCAGCCGGGTGAGGAAGTCGCTGCGGCCGGTGGCGAGCAGCCGCACGCCGGTGACGCCCTCGGCCAGCTCGCCCAGCGCGATGCCGGCCTGCGTGGCCTCCTCGGGGCTGGAGAGCGTCACCAATTCCTCGAGCTGATCCACGTAGAGGATGAGCCCGTCCTTGGCGCCGAGCTTCGCGCGCAGCCGCCGGGCCAGCCCCGCGGGCTCCGCGTGGAGGAACTCGGCCAGGGGCTCCTCCTCCATCTCCAGCACGGGCGCCAGCGCGGCGGCGAGCGCGGCCACCGGGCGGCGGCCAGGCACCAGGCGCACGCTCCGCCAGCGCCGCCCATCCTCGAGGGCGCCCTCGGTGATGAGGGGGATGACGCCGGCCAGACACAGCGAGGACTTGCCCACGCCCGAGTCGCCGGTGATGAGCAGGAAGGGCTCGCCCTTGAGGCGCTCCAGCACGGCGCGCTGCTCGCGGCGGCGGCCGAAGAAGAGGGCGCGGTGCTCGGCCTCGAAGGCCTGCAGGCCGCGGAACGGGTTGCCCTCGGGGATGGCACCCGCGGCGCCGTCATCCCGGCCGAGCTGCTCCAGCGCGTCCAGCATCGCCGCGGCGGAGGCGTAGCGCTCGGAGGGCTCGCGGCGCAGGCAGCGATCGATGACACCGGCGAGGCCCGCGTCGATTCCGGGCGCGGCCTCGGCCAGGGGACGGGCGTCCCGGGAGCGCACCGCGTCGGACAGCTCGCGCCAGGGCACGTCGCGGAAGGGGCCCTTGCCCGCGCACAGCTCGTAGAGGACGACGCCCAGCGAGTACACGTCACTGCGCGCCGTGAGCTCCTCGCCGGCCCAGGCCTCTGGCGACATGTAATAGGGCGTGCCCACCAGCGCGCCGCGCGGCAGCGAGGGCAGGAAGACGCCGTCCAGCGAGCGGGCGCCGAAGCCCGGGCTGGCCTCGGGATCCAGGTCCGCGGGCAGTTCGGGTGGGTGGGGGGCTCGGGGCGGGCGCTTGCCGTCCTCGGTGGAGGCCGTGGGGTCCAGCAGCTTGGCCAGGCCGAAGTCGAGCAGCTTCACCTCGCCGCTCTCGGTGAGCACGGCATTGCCGGGCTTGATGTCGCGGTGGAGCACGCCGCGGCGGTGGGCGGCGCTCAGGCCGCGCGCCAAGTCCTTGCCGATGGACAGGGCGCGCTCGGAGGGCACGGGCTTGGCGAGCCGGTCCAGGCTGACGCCGCGGATGAACTCGGAGATGAGGTACGGCTGATCCTCCAGCTGCCCCACGCGGTAGAGGGTGACGACGTTGGGGTGCTGGATGCGGGCGGCGGCGCGGGCCTCCACGAGGAAGCGGGCCAGGGCGTTCTGGCCCAGCGCGGGGATGAACTTCACCGCGACGGGGCGCTCGAGCAGGGTGTCGTGGGCCAGGTACACGCGCCCCGTGCGCCCGCGGCCGATGAGCCGGACGAGGCGGTACTCGTCGAACTCCTCGGGCGGAGTCCACGAATCGGGGGGCGTGAGGGAGGCGGGAGAGGCCACGATGGGTGCCTACGCGCCCGGACCTCGGCAATCAAGCCGCCCCGGGAGCCATTGCATGCAAGGAAGCTAGCGCTTGTCCTTCGGCTTGCTGGGCTTGAGCATGTTGCGGATCTTGTTCTCCAGGTCCTGTGGCAGACAGGGCTTGGCCACGAACTCGTCGGCGCCGGCCTCCTTGGCATGGTTCTCGCTGCCTGCGAGGACGTGGCCGCTGAGGGCCATCACGGGGATGTCGCGGGTGCGATTGTCGCCTTTGATGAGGCGGGTGGCCTCCCAGCCGTCCATGACGGGCAGGGACAGGTCCATGAGGATGATGTCGGGAGAGGCCTCCTGGGCCTTCTCGACGGCTTCCTGGCCATTGCGAGCTGTCTCGACCTGGAAGCCCGCGAACTCGAGGTATTCGGCGTACATCTCCCGGGCGTCGTCGAAGTCGTCTACGACGAGAACGCGCTTCTTGGAGGATGAGGGCTCAGCGCTTGCACCCTCATCGACAGGGGGAAGGGCTTTCGTGGCCGACTGGCTCATGGCGCGGGGGCTCTCCAGCGAACAGGGAAAAACGGGCGGGGATCATTCTATACACGGTCCGGCCCGAGTGCCCGGTCCCCCCCGGAGATTGGGAGTGCACCGCCGCGCTGTAGGTCTGTCCGGAAAACGACACCGCCCCCAAGGAGCCAGGCTCCCAGGGGGCGGCAGGGCTGGGTTCAGCCCGGGTTCGACGCGGCTTACGGGGCCGGAGGCGGGATGTTGCTCGTGGGGAGGATGTTCCCGGTCAGCTCCACCGTCTGAGGCACTCCCCAGATGCTCGCGTAACCGCTCGTCGCAGGCTCGGTGATGTTCGCGAACGTGACCTTCAGCGAAATCTGAGCCGACGCCGGGCTCAGGGGCTGGGTCCCCGTATAGGTGAAGCTGTACCGCGTGGTGTAACCCGAGCTGTAGATGGTGAAGACCGGCTTGTCCGCGGGCGTCTTGGTCTGGATCGGAGCCAGCGGCTCACTCGCGGTCAGCAGGAAGCCAGTCCCATCCTTGTTGCCCACCTCTCCACCGACGTCGCCAACAACCCCGCTGCTATTGATGTCAGCATCGAAGAGGACGTGGGCGCTCTCGCTCCCATAGCGGCCCATCGCCTGGTTGAAGACGACATACACCGTCTCGCCCGGATCCAACCGTCCGTTGACGTTCGCGGGGCTGCTCGGCGGCCTGTCCTGGAACCGGATGCTCTCGATGGAGATGTTCGGCGGGCTCGCCGCATCACCGCCAAAGAAGGGGACCGTCTTGGAGTACGAGCCGCCACCATTGGCCGAACCGTTGAGCGCGACCGCGCGGATATAGAGGTTGTACTCCTTGCCGACCTGGATTCCCTGCGTCGGCGTGAGGGTGAGGACCGTGTTCCCCTGGCTCAGCGTCTTGGTGACGCCCTGGGAGACCGAGCCGTACTCGTCCGTCAGGCCCACGATGACCGAGTTGGCCTGCACGGCCTGGTTGAAGACGATGTAGATGTTCTCACCCGGCCTGACCATGTTGAACAGCGGGTGGGCGAAGGAAGGAATGGGACTGGTCGTGCCCTTGAGAGAACCGACGTTGCTGTGGGTGACCGAGAGCGCTCCCGCGGTCGCGTACCCGTAGGGCAGGCTCTCCGTCTTGACGGTGCCGCCCGTGAGCAGCGTCTGGGCATCGTAATAGGTGTACAGACCGCCGGTCTCGAACACGCCGTCACCGTTGGCATCCAGCGGGGACACCGAGAGCCGGTACTCCCCATTGAGCCGCTGGGCCTCGATCGGCGTCGGCACCCGGTCGAAGGTCAGCACGCCCTGAGCATCCGCCACCGCCTCCACCACCACCTTGCTGGAGGTCTCCTCGGAGAGCCCGAAGAGGACCACACCCGCGGGATCCACCTCGAGGGTCGCCCGAGCGCCCTCGGCGGGACGACCCGTGGGGCCCACGAGGAGGACCTTCACCTGGCCATTGAGCTCGCTCAGCAGCACCGGGCCAAAGCTCGCGTTGCCGTTGTTGATGGGGACGTTGCCCGCCGAGTTCGGAATGATGGAGGAGGCGCGAAGCGACGCGAAGCCCTCCTTGGCGAAGGTCAGCAGCACCTGCGCACCCGCCGGCACGTCCGTGAACGCGAAGTTACCGCTGTCATCCGCGGTGACCGTCTTCGGGGCCGCGCTGCCGATGGTCAGCGTCACGGCGGCCCCCGGCAGAGGCTTCTGCTGGGTCGTCAGCACCTGGCCGGAGATCGTCCCCTTCGGAGTCGCGGGCACCACCACCGAGACGTTGTTGGGCTCCTGCA containing:
- a CDS encoding efflux RND transporter periplasmic adaptor subunit, giving the protein MWGVLIAACLVGCNGQRGEAAPPEPEATSVTLGAENVARVEPRELRSGPVISGALRARQAATLRAEVAGPVLEVKIDQGQPVKRGQLLARLDDVALQDQLFAARSAATVAENALQVALAEEERNEKLAKAGVITQRDFERAQLARHQAQAQLSEARSRLALMREQVGRTRIIAPFDGVVSERQANAGDVVQPGSPLLTVVDPTSLELEASVPAEYAGRVQTGTPVTFRLPGRSEQTFSGEIERINPAVDPATGQVRIYVTIPNVEQTLLVGLFAQGRVASESKEALALPVGAVELRGVQPSVLRVRDGKVERVPVTLGLRDEVAQQVEVRSGVQAGDVVLLGSARELVEGTRVEVSQASRPAGQGPTSPSPR
- a CDS encoding ADYC domain-containing protein — translated: MGTKHVAVAALMSALVVGCGTSDQDSAFEPSVGTTEAALVVANGSQLNGSQLNGSQLNGPTLNQRLVSVSYAGAKRTGMGPLDEVWLEGSTLHGLLDTDELSGVDFQGMQFVGNLENGGTVTLRVDSVIPGSGAQQDVWSYKVSFQDPTDMKWYPICTGADGSPAGAIALENRWDYRQGVSGGGSKIHDATAFTFACEGAAIAKCVHYGYKPWQSVNGVSLEDYHQTCTRMIRADFCGNGTSYTQDGKWVNLYDSLNVQTDTESWTPEAEWNAQGASCFTSQTRATAPIQCADGRLVTSCGTSFSANTLLISETP
- a CDS encoding nSTAND1 domain-containing NTPase, whose amino-acid sequence is MASPASLTPPDSWTPPEEFDEYRLVRLIGRGRTGRVYLAHDTLLERPVAVKFIPALGQNALARFLVEARAAARIQHPNVVTLYRVGQLEDQPYLISEFIRGVSLDRLAKPVPSERALSIGKDLARGLSAAHRRGVLHRDIKPGNAVLTESGEVKLLDFGLAKLLDPTASTEDGKRPPRAPHPPELPADLDPEASPGFGARSLDGVFLPSLPRGALVGTPYYMSPEAWAGEELTARSDVYSLGVVLYELCAGKGPFRDVPWRELSDAVRSRDARPLAEAAPGIDAGLAGVIDRCLRREPSERYASAAAMLDALEQLGRDDGAAGAIPEGNPFRGLQAFEAEHRALFFGRRREQRAVLERLKGEPFLLITGDSGVGKSSLCLAGVIPLITEGALEDGRRWRSVRLVPGRRPVAALAAALAPVLEMEEEPLAEFLHAEPAGLARRLRAKLGAKDGLILYVDQLEELVTLSSPEEATQAGIALGELAEGVTGVRLLATGRSDFLTRLTSVAGLGAEVPRALYLLRALTPEEMREAIVGPARVKGVRFESEALVDTLVAATAATEGGLPLLQFALAELWEARDKAAEVITQAALDGLGGVAGALARHADAAVDSLLPDQRVAARGVLLRLITADGTRARKTDRELVGDDPRYRAALEALVRARLLVAREAEEGTSYEVAHEALVTGWKTLARWLVEAAERREVQSRLEAAAAHWERLGHTRDVLWGTRQLAETAVLDPGELTRREQDFLEASRRTVVRSRRARRALAAGFLVLLSLVYGGGRLRERWQLDQEVKEQLTLATAEFGMARQDHEALSAERATAFGHYDSGRKVEGDAAWARAKAQRPQVHHRFDQVAEYIERALWLAPDRHEARTLLASYLYERARLSEEEGELSLLPTLLQRLRLYDEDGSHMRKWNEPAHLTVELGAPGAQLEVRPVSYDGEGRPSVGEPLSEVTGSWREGPLPPGSYWLRASAPNHEPAVLPLRLTRGEQRRVSLPLLRQGTVPEGFAYVPPGKMLFGSAADDRVRRFFNALPIHEVEVPGVLISRHETTFADWIAFLEALPPKEREAHIPAVGPVFHGQMRLEQKNGVWHLRLQPSSVAYEARAGQKVRYANRDRRQEQDWLKMPVSGISFESAKAYARWLADSGRVPGARLCTELEWEHAARGADGREFPHGDRLGPDDANIDVTYGKQPGGFGPDEVGSHPASRSPFAVDDMAGNVWEWAYSATEPGKPVARGGSYYFGDISAHSTNRELPESSLRDQTLGMRVCADLP
- a CDS encoding response regulator, whose protein sequence is MSQSATKALPPVDEGASAEPSSSKKRVLVVDDFDDAREMYAEYLEFAGFQVETARNGQEAVEKAQEASPDIILMDLSLPVMDGWEATRLIKGDNRTRDIPVMALSGHVLAGSENHAKEAGADEFVAKPCLPQDLENKIRNMLKPSKPKDKR
- a CDS encoding carboxypeptidase-like regulatory domain-containing protein, with translation MKKLVMALVSAMVIGCGDPEDANGDGIADGVQEPNNVSVVVPATPKGTISGQVLTTQQKPLPGAAVTLTIGSAAPKTVTADDSGNFAFTDVPAGAQVLLTFAKEGFASLRASSIIPNSAGNVPINNGNASFGPVLLSELNGQVKVLLVGPTGRPAEGARATLEVDPAGVVLFGLSEETSSKVVVEAVADAQGVLTFDRVPTPIEAQRLNGEYRLSVSPLDANGDGVFETGGLYTYYDAQTLLTGGTVKTESLPYGYATAGALSVTHSNVGSLKGTTSPIPSFAHPLFNMVRPGENIYIVFNQAVQANSVIVGLTDEYGSVSQGVTKTLSQGNTVLTLTPTQGIQVGKEYNLYIRAVALNGSANGGGSYSKTVPFFGGDAASPPNISIESIRFQDRPPSSPANVNGRLDPGETVYVVFNQAMGRYGSESAHVLFDADINSSGVVGDVGGEVGNKDGTGFLLTASEPLAPIQTKTPADKPVFTIYSSGYTTRYSFTYTGTQPLSPASAQISLKVTFANITEPATSGYASIWGVPQTVELTGNILPTSNIPPPAP